The DNA window TAGTAAGGAATCATGTGCCAGAATGTATACTAGGAGGGAGTccaaagaaggagaaaattaataaaaggtAGATCAGGTGGAGGAGGCTCCTGGCAAAAGGTAGGGAATTTCATcagtatctcaaaaaaaaaaaaaatcatttaacataAAGGAGGAGTTAGAATATTGTAGACATGAGAATGGAAGCAGGGTTAAATGCAAAATCAGGAAGGTAAACAACATATTGGTGAGGAGACAGGTCCAGCTGATCTTGGTTCAGGTTGAGACGGGAATAAGGGGAGGTGGCAATGCGATGAGGAAATGAGTGACAGGGCAAGTTCAGATTGTGGAAAGCCTCAATTGCCAAAAAGTATTGATTTCTATTatctccagcttttttttttttttttttttttttgaggaagtgGAAAAATAAGCTGGTATTTCAAGAGCAATTTAGAGATGTCCCAGGATGAATTAAGGATGGGAGAGACTGGAGGCAAGAAGACCATTTAGAAAGCTACCGTGGTGGTCCAGGCATGAGAGAACAGTAGACACAGTAGAACAGACAGGCAGATTCAAGGAAGGAacaagactcagtgactaaaatacaataaagaagaaataaccaGAGAATAGTCTGCGGTTCAAGATGTCTGAATAACCAGAGTCAAAGAATTTTAGACCTTGCAAGGGCTCCAGCTGGATCACTTTATGAGAAAATGGGTGGTTGTTTAAGTGTCAGAACTCGTTCTCCACAGAGCCAGCAGTGGGATGATCAGGCCAGTGTTACAAGATTTACCAAGCAGTACATGCCTAAGTGTTAATTACATATAAATCATTTTCAGTCCcaatcactggaccgccagggaattccccagaatGACTCTTTCTAATGTTGAAAAAATGTGATCAGAATGTGTTATATGACAACCTGATCAGAATGTGTTGTCATATAACTGCCACAGGACTAAATGAAAAATAGACATGTAACTACATGAATCATTCCTGTGTGAAGTCAGATTCTTTCTGATTTCTGCTGTGAATAGAAACTTCATTAGCAATTTCTTAAGGTTTTAAGTGCTCCCTTTGACATGAACCATAACGACTTATCCCTTCTCTGActgctttttgctttttgcttttacttctctgAGTGTACCATTCCCTTTATTAAGAGTGTACCTCCTTCTTGGTAGGGGACTTACACTTCATTTGCTCTTAGCCTAAATTAGTGTTGTGTTTTGTAACTCTGCTAGTCCACTTATGGTTAGCCAATTGctgaagaaattaatgaaatttttaGGATTAAAGAAcctgaaaatttaaataatattgaaaaatacaCTCCCCTGAGAGACTGCAGAGACTAATGGAATAAGAACTGATTTAAGCATCAGGAATATGCTTCTTCAGTAGCCTCAGGGAGGCCAAAGATAATTCCATTTGTCTCTTCAGTCATCATCTGAAGCCCACAGGTCTTGGTAAGTTCAAATGCAACTTTAATtatcattgattttcttttagaCATGGGTAAACTCagggtctggagaaggcaatggcactccttcagtactcttggctggaaaatcccatggatggaggagcctggtaggctgcaatccattgagtcgctgagagtcagacacaactgagcgacttcactttcacttttcacttccatgcactggagaaggaaatggcaacccactccagtgttcttgcctagagaaccccagggacgggggagcctggtgggctgccgtctgtggggtcgcacagagtcggacacgactgaagcaacttagcagcagcagcagcagcagcagcaaactcaggGTCAACTAGGAGGGCTGCTGTTaagaaagaatatacaaaatatttggagaagggaatggcaatccactccagtattcttgcctggagaatcccatggacagaggagccctggcaggctataatccctaggatcacagagtctgacatggctgagCATCTAGCACTTCAAACTTCAACTGGATGCAATTTGAAGTATAGTCAGAAAAGAGTGGGAAGTGGACACAAAGTTGTAGAATAGTTTGAGTGGTTATGCACTTCTGGAAGTTACTGCCAGACACAGGAGGAGGTCAACAGAGAAGTCCACTGGGAAAAGATACCAGGAGTAGAGCAAGCCACCTCTCCTTCTCCCAGAACTCCTCACTCCTATGCTTGTGAACTTTTTTAGATTAATTATGGACCTAGAggttaaaaatgtattataaaataatgggttggccaaaaagttcgtttgggtttttccttacaaactttttggccaacccaatacatcaaGACATCACCAAGTCAGCTTACTTGAGAAGCATGGTGGGAGATTctctaaatattagaaaaatgttaCATTAAGAAATAGTTTTACATTACTCTCATTACAAATACAGGTGATGATTTCACTGAAGCTTAGTGTTTTGATGAAGCATATTAccaattaggtttttttttttccgtttttactttgaaataattgaACCATTCGCCACTTGATACTATCTGACACAACTGCATACTAGATGATTAGAACCAGGAAAATTGCATAccatcaattaatttttaaagatttcaaagTTGGTTACAGCATTTTAGATCCCTGCTGAATATTGAAGAGGACGTTTCCCTGGAAGCAGCCTAGTCACAAAGGTGAAGGTGAGGAGCAGAGAGGTCAGGTATCTCGATTTGAGCAATGTTTCTCAATCCTGGTGAACATTCCAGTCACGTTCACTATGGGCAAAATTCAACCACTGGCTGGGGCTATTGCAAATCAATAAGACTACAAGTAAGACTCAGGCATCAGTATGTTTCCTCTGGGTAATTCTCTAGTGGTTCAGTGTTAGGACTCAGTTTTTTCCACTGCTAAGGGTCTagattcaatcactggtcagggaactaagatccccacacaCTGctgtgatgtggccaaaaatgaataaaagcgCTTCTTAAGATCCTTAAGTGCAGCCAGAGTTCAGAAATACTGGTGTAAGGTTGATTTAATGTTTTTTCTAAAATGAGGATTTTGAATATGTTTTGCTTTTGCGATGTCACTGACAAATATTTCAATGTATTCAAACTCTCTTTGCTCTATTTACAGAAGTTTCAATTCGCTTTCTATAATTAATCCAAGTAGGCCTTAAAACTGAGCTGTATAATAGGCGATGGGGCGTCTCATCTCCAGACCATGTCTCCTAGAGTCAGGCGTGGGATAAAAAATGGAGTAAACCCGGACATAGTCCTTTTCCTCCAGCTCTAGCTTCTAGTAGTTTGGATCAGTatcactgtttttatttcaaactTCAGGAAATTTGGAGAACTACGAAtataatctatctatctatatatagatagatatctgtgatgttagaatatatatatatctcctttacggagaaggcaatggcaccccactccagtactcttgcctggaaaatcccatggatggaggagcctggaaggctgcagtccatgaggtcgctgagggtcggacacgactgagcgacttcactttcacttttcactttcatgaattgagaaggaaatggcaacccactccagtgttcttgcctggcgaatcccagggacgggggagcctggtgggctgccgtctatggggtcacaaagagtcggacacgactgaagcaacttagcaatagcaatagcagtATCTCCTTAAGGAGATCGATTTCTCCCATATTACTAATTGCAATAACCACGCAGGAATACAGACTCCCTTCTGGGCATAATCAAATTACCTCTGTAAGGGTTCGCCCTATAACTATTTTTGGAAACTAGGGATTTTCCAGATTAGCGAAAGCTGTGGCGCTGTCACTGGCTCAGGCCTGTGTTTCATAATCTAAGCCGCTAAAGCAGCCGCCCTCACAGTCAATACGAAGCCTTCGCCCTACTTCGATACCTCTGGGAATCAAGGGCTCATCGGGgagcttttttttctcccttggaaCCGAAGTAGTTCACATTCTTGTTTACTAAAAATACCGTAAAGCAACCGTCTCCAGATTCCTCGCGGGTCACTTTAAATTACAAGTTCGTCCGTACACGACACTGGAGAAACCACTTACACCCACCAATGCGGGCGAAGGTCGATCCGACGCCTCCCTTTGTACTCGCTGAACCTGCGCCACCCAAATGCGGAAAgttaggagaggaagagagacggGAGCACACAGACGCACGTTCTAGAGAAATTATCAAAGCTGTGCAGGAGTTACAGTAAATTTGCGGATTCGAAGTTGGACATAAGGTATCTCGTAAAGCCCCCTTATTActcttttgattaaaaatattacGTACGAGGCGAGGCGGTTTGAGGTTGTGTTAGTAAGTAGACCACGTCCCCAGCCACTATAGGGAACCAACGGGGAGGTCACCCAGGTCACCGACGGTCCCACCCAGAGGACTCCGCTCACCGGCCCGCGCGGGCGTAGGCTCCGCGGGCGGAGACAACGCCTGAAGGGACTAGTTGGCACGCCGGCCGGGCGTGGTGACGTCAGGGCGGAAGCGCACGCTGCGTGAAGCGGCCAGAACCCGGCGGTCACGGGAATATCCGTCGCGCCGAGAACGCTGGTTAGTCTCACTCCGGGTTCCGGCTGCGTTGGGCGTGCGTGCAGCTCGCTGAGACTATGGCGTCCGGGCCTCACCCGACCGCGACCGCTGCCACCGCCGTCTCATCTGCTGCCCCTAGCGCGGGCGGCTCAAGCTCCGGCACGACGACCACGACGACGACCACGACGGGAGGGATCCTGATCGGCGACCGTCTCTACTCGGAAGTTTCGCTCACCATCGATCACTCGCTGATTCCGGAGGAGCGGCTCTCTCCCACCCCTTCCATGCAGGACGGGCTCGACCTGCCCAGCGAGACGGACTTGCGCATCCTGGGCTGCGAGCTCATCCAGGCCGCCGGCATTCTCCTCCGGCTTCCGCAGGTCAGTGCTCCGGCCCCGGGCCGAGAGGCgcgcctcccctccccaccttccccttcGCTGCCTCCCAGTACTACCAGGGCCCGGCCGCGTGGGAGGTCACCCCCTGGGCCTCTCCAGCCGCGGGTCGCAGCCAGAGCGCGGGAGGGCGCGTGCGATGGGAGGATGGCCCAGGAGCTGTTcgcggtggggagggggaggggagtgagCGGAGGCACAAAATGGCGGCGGCGCCTGGTGCGGGCCCGCCTGACCCCTGCGCTTCCGTTCTCTTCTCTTGTCTGCAGGTGGCGATGGCAACGGGTCAGGTGTTGTTTCATCGTTTTTTCTACTCCAAGTCTTTCGTCAAACACAGTTTCGAGGTAAGCAGGGCGGGGGCGGGTGACGGGGGATTTCTCCATCCGGAAATGGGAAGGAAGGAGTGGGTAGTGTCAGCGGCCAGCTTTGCAGAAAGGGAGTGGTTAGTTGTAGGCTTTTGTACCTAGCTGTCACCCATAGGGGAGTAGGGACTTTTGGAGAGGGTTTGAGAACCAGAAGATGGAGCCTGAGCCCAGGTGCCTTATTatcaagaatttgcattttcaaTCAAATGGAGAGTTCCTGTGAGATTGAGATTGGCTCCGGTTTTAAAATTAAGGggaataaggacttccctggtggctcagacggtaaagcctaCAATGTGGTAGGCCCGGGTtacatccctgggtcgggaagatcctttggagaaggaaatggcaacctccactccgtactcttgcctggaagatcccatggagagaggagcctggtaggctacagtccatggggtcgcaaagagtcaaacacgactgagcagctaaagtTTGTTCCaggcaataaataaaaagaaacgtCACACTAGCATAAATCTATGTCCTAGAAGTGTCAACTGCAATTTCATTTCACCAAATGTCCCAGTTTTTTTCATTAGAATAAGTTCTATAGACTTTGAGAGGGGCACTTCTTTCTAACTTTACACCTGCAGTGCCATAATCTAACAGCTTTTtattggctctttttttttttccagattgttGCCATGGCATGTATTAATCTTGCATCAAAAATCGAAGAAGCACCTAGAAGAATAAGAGATGTGATTAATGTATTTCACCACCTCCGCCAGTTAAGAGGAAAAAGGTAAGATTGGCATTATTGAATGCAGCATCTCTTGCTACTACTGAACTGTGCACCAATCATATCAAAACATTCTTTCCTCTCAAAACCGATGTAAGGGAAAACTGACTTTAATTTAGGTGTTAAAATTCACATAGGAACACACTGATACTTCATAATTTGAAAAACCACAGTTAACCAGTTATCAGAAGTTTGTAGAGGCAGTTGCGTTTATGGACAATCTTAACAGTGCTGTGAAGCCAGTCCTGTGGTTTTAAGATTAAAGAAGAAAGGGAATATGTTTGTCTCAAGTGTGTGTTCTGTAAGTTatttttcccctcccttctctgtaAGACTGAAGGCTGAAAGTTTAAACACTGCAGTTGAAGTTAATATTGTGGTGAAGTTTTGTGTAGATTGTCTTACCACTGGAAGTTCCAGttaattctttaccaattgaggtTGGCTTTTGTTAGAATACTTCTCAACATTGAACTACGATATCCCCCATAATACCGGATCTGAAAGGACTGCAGGATGATAAAGTTTGGAGTCAAAGGGATTAAACAGGTATTTTGTTTTGGTCAGATAACAGTCTCAGTGAGTGGGCTGCATTTAGATAGGGCATTTATCTGATCTAGTAAGAAAATAGAAACCGAAATAGTGTTGTTTTATAGGTGGACACCTGCTGACATTTTATGTGTTCCTGTGAGGCAGTACCAAAAAGCTTTAGTTGCAGTGCTGCTTGTGTCTACAGATGGCTTCTCGTACTAGATGCTTCTAGTACATACAGTGCAGATTAGTTCTTCTGTTCGCTTTTTGAGGAAGTTGTTGTGATATTAGATAAACTTGTACTGAGTATGAAAGGAAGTCAGttataaaaagattttaagtCATTTTGGGGTTGGGCATTGGTTAGTACCAAATTAATAGCTTCCGTGAGTGGTCCTTGTTGAATCGGTAAATTGTTGGTAATGGAACTATTGAGAGACAAGTGAGTAGTAGCCTTGAAATGGTTAGTCCATCCACTTAGATTGAAATGTTGTTACCCAGATAGTTTTCACAGTggttttcagttttcttacattctatattctgttcttttctcattcACCTTATTTCCAGGGATAGACTaactttttaattgtatttaaaaatgtcttctaGCTTCCTAGTGAGGAATCCCTGAAACTTGGGAAGTTTTCAAATTGATAATTTAGTATGGTCTGAgctaaaatgtatatttagatcTAGTTGATTGTTAAGGGTGTTTAAACAATGACACTAATAAAAAGGTTCTTTAGTCAAAGGATTGTTTGCTTAAAGGAAATAGTTTTCTGTTAGTATTCTTTGAACCATTTTGCTATTATCATTTATTATctactttgaaatttttctttgagatggaATATTCTTCCTTGATGTTAGAGTAGGTTCTCTTAACTGTGAAAACCTTGGAATTTAAAACATCTCACCTGATTTGACTGTTGtgtcgggtttttttttttcccccttttgatCATTATCAGAGAACTCGATTGTGTCTCAATCTTAGAAGTCTGATTACAGCATGAAATTTAAAGGGAGTTGTTAATTGCATGGAAGCCTTTTTTTAGAAAGCAGGATATAAAAGTGTTTCTATGCATATTACAAGTTTACTCAGACAGGTAGCTTGTATATGTTATTAACTTCAACTCTTTTTTCCCTTGCAACCGACTATACAGCGACCAGCTACATTTACCAAAGCCTGGGTGATGTGGAGTGGTACATAGCGATGAAGCTGTCGTCATGGCAACAGTGAGTGAAGTATCGAAAATCCCCAAGGAGAAGCCAGTGCTCTGAGAATAGGTCACTGGAATCGGGGACTAACAGGTTGGCCACTGGTGAACCATTTAGAAAAACTCCTGTTTCTTGTTATAAGCGTTTGTCTTTGCTGTCCAAGTTATTAGAACGATAGCTTAgtaattttttaatgtcattaGAAGAGTACCATTAATATCACTTTAGCTAAGTAAAGTGTTTCAGTTTGTTTTAATGGTATTATTTAATTTAGTTCATGCATAGCTTTAACTTGTAGTATGACCTTGCTAATAACAAGCATCAGTTTTGTAGCCTTTAAAAAAAGTTGCTGTATTTCAGTGCTGACTATATATTAGAATTACTGGAGGAGCTTTTAGGAAAAACTGATGCCCAAGCCCCATTCTGAAttacgtgatttttttttttttttctcttcattttttttgtagtttgagaatgtttttttaacctcagaaagattttttttttcatttcaacagTTCCCCAATTATAGTTTGCTTTTGAGTTGCAGCATATTCCCAGCAAATTAAGGGTTTTCTGTAGTTTTAAGGCACCTAGCTAGCTTCATACTGTAAGGCTTGTCTAAAAGAAGACAAATACTCAAAGACTGCAGCAACCCACTTACTGGTGAATGTGGTGTGGTATTTTCAACATGCATATACATCATAGATTAGAGTTAGAACGGTCTTAAGTGATTTGTCATTTAGTCCATTCTTCATCCAGTTTATTTTGGTGGCTCTAAAAGATGGCTTTCAGTTTGTTTAAACactgccaaagaaagaaagattctTTGAAGTAGGAATTACAAATTTCTGTATGTTGAAGAACAGTCTGCCTTTTTGTactactgatctcctttaagtaCAGTCTCAAAGAATTTGTTCCACATTTTCTTGGTCCTTTGTACCCTATGAGTAAGAGAAACCATGTTTGAATCTCCTCCTAAATTTGTTATTGTGGTTGTATTTTTGAGATCATGCTAAAGGAAATACAGCTAATCTTAGACCCcataataaaattcaaatgatCAAAACCCAAAATTTTGTACTAAGATTAAACTTGGAAAATTGTTCTTCTCATATAAATTAATCTGAAAAAGTCTGTCAAAAGCAGAGGAGTAGGAGTTAGGTTTAGGTGGTTTTTTATCATGAGAATTACTTTTTTCTGAACAGATGAAAGTTTCTTttaagcaggttttttttttaagattttaaaatgttaacctcTTCAAACTTTTATTGGAAAGAAAGTTTACCTAATTGATGAAGAAATTCTAGCAAACCTTAATTAAATTTGATGTGCTTGTTGCCAGGTTAAGTATGAATAGATACTTTGTTAATACAAAGAAACAGGCAGTTTGAACCTTTTCTTACTGCTCCTATTTGGGGATACAATTGTGATACAAAGTAATCTTTGTAAGTAGTATAAGTTACATGTTCATTGAGCCTTCTTTCATTGTGAGGTAAAACCATTTCTCAACAGTGAAGGTATCAGATTATGTACATCTACAAAATTGACTTTGAAGGTTGCAAGCAGTTACTGTTGCCTAAGCAAGAAGTTGAGTAGGTAGTTGAATTGAGTAGGTAGTGGGTTTGGTTTCCCTGATTAGTTTCATATTGGGATTTTGACACCAAAAAATGTGAAAGTAAAGATTATACTGAATAGATAGAAAATAACTAATCTACTTAAGTAGAATTAGTGATTAAACCTGATTAAGGACCAGATAATAGCCATAATACAAATGTTGAGTTGGTTGATtgtaagaaaatgaatttctaacAGAATTTGAAATAAACCCTTAAAGCAAGTTTGATAAGAGATACAATAAATTTGTTCaacataaataggaaaaaatgaaacaaaatttttcataataattttataagGATTCTAATGGTACAGTTTACTGTTTGAGTTGCACCTTAAGTGTTAAGGTGGTGTGTAACTATACCACCAGAGGTATTCTGTCTCCTAATGAATATCTGATGAAAGGGTCATCAGATAACTGGTCCATTGGTTAACGAGTTGGTTAAGTAGATTTCACTTTTCCCCAGATTTCCTGttataacatttgaaaaatcataAACCTTAAGATCTTGGAACACATTTTTGTGTACACATTTGTttcttagtcactgagtcgtgtccaactctctgcgactccatgaactgcagcacaacaggcttccctgtgctcatttgaattaaatttgattttttccaaagaacagtGAACTTGTAGCCTGTTTGTCCTGATAAAATAGgttcattatttatatttttatgttagaaatcagtCCCCTTCCCAACTGAAAGGTGTGGCTTCATTTCTCACCTTTCAAAGCTGTAAGAACTGAATTGAGTGAAGGCCACTTTCAGCATTAACAGGCTGTTTTCCATCTTGTCAGCTTTGCCAACTTTTGTCTTATATCCAACTTGATAGTATAGCAAAGCTAGAAATAGTTTAGTTAAGCGTTCCGGTTTTATAGTTTGaaacaggagaaaggaaaataaatatgactGCTGATTTTTTTACTCTGGTAACATACATTACAGGGTAATATAGctgatttcaatttcttttttgattttcaaGTGGATCTGTAGTGTAAAATTATgagattaaatttttttgtatttggtGTCCatagtaaaaggagaaggggggacaGTGTTCAGAAGGActatctttaaaatgttgtgttctGCCTAGAGCAAAATCTCTTGAATTTTTTAGCTGAAAATAAgtatgggggaaaatatttacatattctaCCCATGTTAAAATCAGcttctaaataaaaatgtgtttttttgttgGTTGGATCTAAGAATGTAACAAATGAAGGACATTGGTACATTTCATACACTTTAAGAAGAGAAATTCTAAGTCCTGACTGACTTCTCATTAAGAAACTAGTTTTCAATTttaagacttaaatttaagacagttttttaattgaaagaatttTTCCCCCAAGCACTGAACCATAGATAAATCGCCTCTCATAACTTTTAAGCTGTCAAAATTTTGGTCTGGCACAGAGACCTTATGTGCTGTTTTAGTTTCTTCATTATGGTTGGCCCTCCCTTCTCTTTTGCATTGTTTACTAAAGATGCTGCCTGATAACTCTGAACAAATTTAGGCCTGGTTTTATTGATCACTTTGAGTGTTAAATTGGattcttaaaaacatttctttggtAATTGAGCTGAATCTTTCGTTTCCAGATTATTAACAGAGACTCTTAGATCAGTTTATTTAAATGAACTGCCCATTTAGGGGAATCTGAATTAGCTACCCACCCTATTTTCCCCTAATTTTAGTTTTGGTCTTAAACTAATCATGAGTTGATATTCTGTAAAATCACTCTAATCTTATGAAGTCTTTGTAATACACATCTTCAAGAGCTATGAAGTCTTTGTAATACGTATGTTCAAGAGTGCATTAATTTTGTTTCTAGTCTATGTAGACTAATGAGATTATGAAAATAAATCAGGCTATCTGTTATGTAATATAATACATCtggatgaaaaaaatcaaggataCAAGTAAGAGCATTAgactgaaatttttttcatttcagtgttttGTTAGTAAACTAGGAAGTGAGTCTAGAAAGTATATATTTAATTAGCATAACTTGGACAGCACAAGATCAATGCTTTTAACTTGTTTGCAGGAGTTTAAAAAGCTGGTTTCTGTTGCCAATAGTTGGTTGGAAGGGAAAATGGAGATAccacaaataaaatttttggGATGTGCAAAacagttttgattttatttcttacaaACTATAGGACTCCAAGCCCCCTGATCCTTGATCAGAACTACATTAACACCAAAAATCAAGTTATCAAGGCAGAGAGGAGGGTGCTAAAGGAATTGGGATTTTGTGTTCATGTCAAGCATCCCCATAAGGTGAGTTGTAGAATACAGAAATTACATTCGTAAGTATTagggttttgttatttttaaaatattatttcctgcaaatttatcttTGAGCACTAACCATTggttttaaaaagcaactttttGGACATTGAAATGATCAGTAAAATGAGAATCAAAGTCCTGGGTTCAAGTCTTAACTTTTTATTGTGTGGGTGTAGATAAGTTCTTTTTGCTTCTGAGGTAACCCAATGTTCATACTAGAGAATGGAGATTTTTACATATTAGCCATGGAATGAATAAACACATGTCTGCAGAAGTACCTGGTGGTGTGTTACCCTGTTGCATAGTGAAATGGCTTCGAGTGTGTGGCTGCTCACTTTCAGCATCATTGAGTGTTTTTAGGTTTCTCCAGTGTCTCTTGGCTTCCATAAGCTCAGCATAAGCCATAGCACAATGATATGAGAGCTCTGGGGGCAGGACCATCTGCACATAGAAATGTGTTTCTgccattagctgtgtgaccttggcagaAAACTCCGTGCCTCAGATTCCACATCTCTAAAATTGTGAAATgagaatgatgatgataatggtcCAGAAAGATCTGAGCTCAGGTACCCTcagttgagtttttaaaatttatcacacTTTAGTATGGTAAGCTTCACTGTAGAGAGGTTTGGTTACTTACTATAATACCCACTCTGAGTTGTGCATAGTATGCACCATACACATTGTGTAACTTTAAAACTGTCTCTAGGGCGTTTGTACCTTTggaaattaagtgaaataatcagTTCCTGTCACATGAAAAATTAGATACTGTTCTTAGAtgatttaacttcttttttcctGTACAATTTTGGAACATTTCATGTCCATGTGAACTTTAGTAACATAAAAATCTACATTGACTATCAGGTACATTTTAGGTTGGTCTGTATTATTCATGCAGTTTTTATGAATTAAAACTTGCTCCTAACATTTTCAGTTACTTACGTTCATTGAACTCTGTACTTTGAAAGAACTTCCAATATGCTAAACTAAgtttttttcccttgttcttcAGATCATTGTTATGTATTTACAAGTCTTAGAATGTGAACGTAATCAAACCCTGGTTCAAACTGCCTGGTAagttgcttttttacatttctttcctagccaggaaaacagaagcagaaataaagtaagtttcattttccctttccaaAATAATGAGATAAGTTTGTTttggtgctttttgttt is part of the Bos indicus x Bos taurus breed Angus x Brahman F1 hybrid chromosome 1, Bos_hybrid_MaternalHap_v2.0, whole genome shotgun sequence genome and encodes:
- the CCNL1 gene encoding cyclin-L1 isoform X2, whose translation is MASGPHPTATAATAVSSAAPSAGGSSSGTTTTTTTTTGGILIGDRLYSEVSLTIDHSLIPEERLSPTPSMQDGLDLPSETDLRILGCELIQAAGILLRLPQVAMATGQVLFHRFFYSKSFVKHSFEIVAMACINLASKIEEAPRRIRDVINVFHHLRQLRGKRTPSPLILDQNYINTKNQVIKAERRVLKELGFCVHVKHPHKIIVMYLQVLECERNQTLVQTAWNYMNDSLRTNVFVRFQPETIACACIYLAARALQIPLPTRPHWFLLFGTTEEEIQEICIETLRLYTRKKAKL